From Nymphaea colorata isolate Beijing-Zhang1983 chromosome 6, ASM883128v2, whole genome shotgun sequence, a single genomic window includes:
- the LOC116256267 gene encoding uncharacterized protein At1g15400-like, translated as MANAAALQRSAVSFRRQGSSGLVWDDRFLSGELAQPRKSDAVGLDGIEIKEPRSRAQQPQPEEEGASAAKKERRNKCTDNLCPATKPFPVTKRRTSRPPRPSATTCGLCGILCGHPPPSSSTKVRKR; from the coding sequence ATGGCTAACGCGGCGGCGCTGCAGAGATCAGCGGTCTCCTTCCGGAGGCAGGGCTCCTCCGGCCTCGTCTGGGACGATCGCTTCCTCTCGGGAGAGCTCGCGCAGCCCAGAAAGTCCGACGCCGTCGGCCTCGACGGCATAGAAATCAAGGAGCCGCGCTCACGAGCGCAACAACCGCAACCAGAAGAAGAGGGCGCCTCGGCGGCGAAGAAGGAGCGGAGGAACAAGTGCACGGACAACTTGTGTCCGGCGACCAAACCGTTCCCCGTCACCAAGCGGCGAACCTCGCGGCCGCCGCGTCCGTCGGCGACGACCTGCGGCCTCTGTGGCATCTTGTGCGGCCATCctcccccttcttcttccactAAGGTGAGGAAGCGCTAG
- the LOC116256871 gene encoding uncharacterized protein LOC116256871: MEGSPQKKDLIVGLRPLHHRDGEGASAANVAVESSPSLRSPIVQDSPVFNYLSNLSPIKPIKSAHVVQAFGEFNLPPPATIFTSPRDVLKRETILRRTMCSESSGPESFSSKHEREGAAIPSCSDGVGRIKVGSLAQQFEMIPCFQKKLSDQDSLQFDTGSPSACIGDFLAHSVDDGSKSDDSPDTCCKQATEQSQIQQSSCVCASLSNDDDAVSIKKVRRLRETMLKVSDDVTYIHSDSAGEQVLLQVATAEDTGTKEIGGLEEENENVVDEKWTDVLVQDSDALFDPNLSLQSHPSESQQSENQDHEGANAFSCGASDGKENAAALDKSQSFTLTNACHNHNANGEQPNGWDCTPQLVPQSLMSVENDNPNGKLGSLENGPTMDWVAFMGKNQCGISRRCLDFEAAEACSQNMKSGYTSCSSLSADADAVEDAQATGLVSCATLLGGDKCKTFTPNELVSASHHTSSKLSSSMYGQSLSGIIDTSTQKNGSSTMACPKPSGIGLHLNSIGSTAVKHSPCQIPCRNGHTPIQENDISSVVSRHPSDGLKCHFQDSDLVEKSNYGSPVSQSIASGADMNQEEPEFGSADPTFNSLSLNMGMNSEAFGGDLTPVEREIIALDDACIYQEDIDQLSSKKKRKKSANAAEKEGCKRCKCKKSKCLKLYCDCFAAGVYCIDSCTCKECLNKPECKDMVISARQQIESRNPLAFAPRVVHWVVETTGNGSGGEVKETPPSARHKRGCNCKRSRCLKKYCECYQAGVGCSDSCRCEGCKNMYGQKEGCLQLDYKAAEDVRWKDQAEDDLAAVKTDKNVLHAERRHPNNPSPVTPSLQCSSHEKTVSELQLSARNPRSPESELSNHHSDSHRPSATPGSTSTDRCMFSEEVHGDADTAACKRRPRGLKSNKIDEVSPGWDQLAELCSLTPLSCPQSTVTVIGSTDRHPNPGTESQYKSALISSRSAGWQDSPITPVHQMGNKKVVLELDPDAGMHGLMDVETPDILNKTRSPIVVAKAGSPNQKRVSSPRVCLSDLARSTSSPGIRSSRKFILQSVPSFPSLTPYCKSKGNEK, encoded by the exons GATTCTCCTGTTTTCAATTACCTTAGCAATCTTTCACCTATCAAGCCTATCAAATCTGCTCATGTTGTGCAAGCATTTGGTGAGTTCAATTTGCCACCACCAGCCACTATTTTCACATCACCCCGTGATGTTTTGAAGAGAGAAACAATTTTGAGAAG GACGATGTGTTCTGAATCATCTGGTCCTGAAAGTTTTTCTTCTAAACATGAAAGGGAAGGTGCTGCAATTCCATCATGTTCTGATGGTGTTGGACGGATCAAAGTTGGTTCACTAGCTCAACAATTTGAGATGATACCATGTTTCCAAAAGAAATTGAGTGATCAGGACTCATTGCAGTTTGATACTGGTAGCCCATCTGCATGTATTGGTGACTTTCTTGCTCATTCTGTAGACGATGGTAGTAAGAGTGATGATTCACCTGATACATGTTGCAAACAAGCCACTGAGCAATCACAAATTCAACAGTCTAGCTGTGTCTGTGCCTCTTTAAGCAATGATGATGATGCGGTCAGTATAAAAAAGGTGAGGAGATTAAGGGAAACCATGCTGAAGGTGTCAGATGATGTCACATATATTCATTCTGATAGTGCAGGAGAACAAGTATTGCTTCAAGTTGCAACCGCAGAAGATACTGGCACAAAGGAGATTGGTGGactggaagaagaaaatgaaaatgtggTGGACGAGAAGTGGACTGATGTACTTGTTCAGGACAGTGATGCTCTTTTTGATCCTAATCTCTCTCTTCAATCACATCCCTCTGAAAGCCAGCAGTCAGAAAACCAGGATCATGAAGGGGCTAATGCTTTTTCTTGTGGTGCATCTGATGGCAAGGAAAATGCAGCTGCCCTTGACAAGTCACAATCTTTTACTTTGACTAATGCCTGCCATAACCACAATGCCAATGGAGAGCAGCCAAATGGTTGGGATTGTACTCCTCAGCTAGTGCCACAATCTTTAATGTCTGTTGAGAATGATAATCCTAATGGAAAATTGGGAAGTTTAGAAAATGGCCCAACCATGGATTGGGTGGCTTTTATGGGCAAG AATCAGTGTGGCATATCTAGGCGGTGTCTTGATTTTGAGGCCGCAGAAGCTTGCTCACAGAACATGAAAAGCGGCTACACCTCATGCTCCTCTTTAAGTGCTGACGCTGACGCAGTGGAAGATGCGCAAGCAACTGGTCTTGTTTCTTGTGCGACCTTATTGGGTGGTGACAAGTGTAAAACTTTTACACCTAATGAACTTGTCAGTGCCTCACATCATACATCTTCCAAGCTCTCATCTTCTATGTATGGTCAGTCCCTTTCTGGGATAATTGACACTTCCACCCAGAAGAATGGAAGCTCTACCATGGCATGTCCAAAGCCGTCTGGAATTGGTTTACACCTAAATAGCATTGGAAGTACAGCCGTAAAGCATTCTCCTTGCCAGATCCCTTGTAGAAATGGTCACACACCTATACAGGAAAACGATATATCTTCTGTAGTCAGCCGGCATCCATCAGATGGTCTGAAATGCCACTTCCAGGACTCGGACTTAGTTGAGAAGTCAAATTATGGTTCTCCTGTTTCCCAGAGCATCGCTTCAGGTGCAGATATGAATCAAGAGGAACCTGAATTTGGGAGTGCTGATCCTACCTTCAACTCCCTGTCGCTGAATATGGGCATGAATTCTGAGGCCTTTGGTGGTGATTTAACTCCAGTTGAACGGGAAATTATTGCCTTGGACGATGCATGCATCTATCAGGAGGATATTGACCAACTGAGCtctaaaaagaaaag GAAGAAGTCTGCAAATGCTGCAGAAAAAGAAGGTTGTAAACGTTGCAAATGCAAAAAGTCAAAATGCTTGAAACT CTATTGTGATTGTTTTGCTGCTGGAGTATATTGTATTGATTCGTGTACATGCAAAGAGTGTTTGAATAAACCTGAATGCAAGGATATGGTTATTAGTGCACGGCAGCAAATAGAATCTCGTAATCCTCTTGCATTTGCTCCAAGAGTTGTCCATTGGGTTGTTGAGACTACTGGAAATGGCAGTGGT GGAGAAGTTAAGGAAACACCTCCATCAGCCAGACATAAACGGGGATGTAACTGCAAGAGGTCAAGGTGTTTGAAGAAATACTGCGAATGCTACCAG GCTGGTGTGGGATGTTCCGATAGCTGCAGGTGTGAAGGATGCAAAAACATGTACGGACAAAAAGAAG GATGTCTTCAACTGGACTATAAAGCAGCTGAAGATGTTAGATGGAAGGACCAAGCTGAAGATGATTTAGCTGCTGTCAAAACTGATAAGAATGTCTTGCATGCAGAGAGACGCCATCCTAATAACCCATCACCTGTTACACCGTCGTTGCAATGCTCAAG CCACGAAAAGACAGTTTCTGAGCTTCAGCTCTCAGCAAGAAACCCCCGTTCACCAGAGTCAGAACTTTCGAACCATCACTCAGACTCACACAGGCCCTCGGCAACACCTGGAAGCACTAGCACTGACAGGTGCATGTTTTCTGAAGAGGTACATGGCGATGCAGATACTGCTGCTTGTAAACGGAGACCTAGAGGCTTGAAATCTAATAAAATAGATGAAGTTTCTCCTGGATGGGACCAGCTTGCAGAACTGTGCTCCTTGACACCATTGTCATGCCCTCAGTCAACTGTTACTGTTATTGGCTCTACTGATCGCCATCCAAATCCAGGTACTGAATCTCAATATAAAAGTGCACTCATTTCTTCCCGTTCAGCTGGTTGGCAGGACTCGCCCATTACTCCAGTGCATCAAATGGGCAATAAAAAAGTGGTGCTTGAGCTGGACCCTGATGCTGGGATGCATGGCCTTATGGATGTTGAGACACCTGATATACTAAACAAAACACGTTCGCCCATCGTGGTGGCCAAGGCTGGTTCTCCTAACCAGAAACGGGTTTCATCTCCTCGTGTTTGCTTGAGTGACTTGGCAAGATCTACCTCTTCACCTGGCATTCGTAGTAGCCGTAAATTCATTCTGCAATCAGTACCATCATTCCCATCACTCACTCCTTATTGTAAGAGCAAGGGAAATGAGAAATGA